In one window of Fictibacillus phosphorivorans DNA:
- a CDS encoding DUF1885 family protein, which yields MSQSAYVKLVPASIQQVITIDELKDLLLYYRSITTKTGEQLSWEYAEAAFPYTIEEKEEAKGKWFYLKGLDQRKNKYILVGIGKEVDTDNEQHYIQFTLTDISTHGDKGKANEFCKFIASKLKGELHLFNGRVMYYYPKK from the coding sequence ATGTCTCAAAGCGCCTATGTTAAGCTTGTTCCCGCATCTATACAACAAGTGATCACAATAGATGAACTAAAAGACCTTCTGCTGTATTACCGTTCCATCACAACTAAAACTGGTGAACAATTATCATGGGAATATGCTGAAGCAGCCTTTCCTTACACGATCGAAGAAAAGGAAGAAGCTAAAGGAAAATGGTTTTATTTAAAAGGTTTAGATCAAAGAAAAAATAAATATATTTTAGTTGGTATCGGAAAAGAAGTTGATACGGACAATGAACAACATTACATACAATTTACACTTACGGACATTTCCACTCATGGTGATAAAGGTAAAGCCAATGAATTCTGTAAGTTTATCGCTTCAAAATTAAAAGGTGAACTTCACCTTTTTAATGGCAGAGTGATGTATTATTATCCTAAAAAGTAA
- a CDS encoding DUF3055 domain-containing protein has product MEWFEKLYDESESVNVRFVGFTTDTVRYDFGIVYTNMFFGKPLVVCMQTGRSALLDSNDMRNLEYIKQVFHIKTLKEAEDLALFFEEAVPNIQTIEQYD; this is encoded by the coding sequence ATGGAATGGTTTGAAAAATTGTACGACGAGAGTGAGTCCGTAAATGTCAGGTTTGTAGGATTTACAACAGATACTGTCAGGTATGATTTTGGCATTGTTTATACGAATATGTTTTTTGGTAAGCCGTTAGTCGTATGCATGCAAACAGGAAGATCAGCGTTATTAGATTCAAATGATATGAGAAATCTTGAATACATCAAGCAGGTGTTTCATATAAAAACACTTAAAGAAGCTGAAGATCTAGCGCTTTTCTTTGAGGAAGCAGTACCAAATATTCAAACAATCGAACAATACGATTAA
- a CDS encoding GapA-binding peptide SR1P translates to MGVIICQTCETTIEHFEEEKVTTLYSNTCPHCHEQTNLDK, encoded by the coding sequence ATGGGAGTAATCATTTGCCAAACGTGTGAAACAACAATTGAGCATTTTGAAGAGGAAAAAGTGACCACTTTATATTCAAACACATGCCCGCATTGCCATGAGCAAACGAACTTAGATAAGTAA